Proteins encoded by one window of Bacteroidota bacterium:
- a CDS encoding pyridoxal-phosphate dependent enzyme: protein MSTYNHILFNDVADFFASKLPSAIEKIDCEIYANADVEVYIKRDDLIDSVISGNKWRKLKYTLLDCIQNGKNHILTFGGAYSNHLPAVAKVCNSWGLKSTAFVRGEELSANSNIHLQYCNSQVMELIFIERILYKNKKTLVSQYYKDESNIYIVDEGGRGFLGAKGCGDIINELECTFDHIFVCVGTGTTLAGIANAAAIKFAKTIINGIVVLKGAEEIENEVKEMTTQNNWVLHHQFHGGGYGKTYPELDSFIEHYKKKTNIPCELVYTGKMFYAIDQLIKVGYIKKGQKVLAIHTGGFEI from the coding sequence ATGAGTACATATAATCATATACTTTTTAATGATGTTGCTGATTTTTTCGCAAGTAAATTACCTAGTGCCATTGAGAAGATTGATTGTGAAATATACGCTAATGCAGACGTGGAAGTATATATAAAACGAGATGATTTAATTGATTCAGTGATATCTGGAAACAAATGGCGTAAATTAAAATACACCCTTCTCGATTGCATACAAAATGGTAAAAATCATATCCTCACTTTTGGGGGAGCTTACTCTAACCACCTGCCTGCTGTAGCTAAAGTATGTAATTCTTGGGGATTAAAATCAACAGCCTTTGTACGCGGGGAGGAGCTTTCGGCCAATAGTAATATACATTTGCAATATTGCAACTCACAAGTGATGGAGCTTATATTTATAGAACGAATATTATATAAAAACAAAAAAACATTGGTGTCGCAATATTACAAAGACGAAAGCAATATATATATTGTAGACGAAGGCGGTCGTGGATTTTTGGGGGCAAAAGGTTGTGGAGATATTATAAACGAATTGGAGTGCACTTTCGACCATATATTTGTATGTGTGGGCACAGGAACCACTCTTGCAGGTATTGCAAATGCAGCGGCAATCAAATTTGCAAAAACTATAATCAATGGAATCGTAGTATTAAAAGGTGCCGAAGAAATAGAAAATGAAGTTAAGGAAATGACGACGCAAAACAATTGGGTGTTACATCATCAATTTCATGGTGGGGGTTACGGAAAAACATATCCCGAACTTGATTCATTTATTGAGCACTATAAAAAAAAAACAAATATCCCTTGTGAGCTTGTATATACAGGGAAAATGTTTTATGCGATTGACCAATTAATAAAAGTGGGATATATAAAGAAAGGACAAAAGGTGCTGGCTATACACACTGGAGGCTTTGAGATATAA
- a CDS encoding GNAT family N-acetyltransferase, with the protein MKMIREATINDLPEIVSIYNESIPGRLSTADLEPQTVDDKKGWFLSFAANERPFWVYENEEGNIMGWLCLKSFYGRCAYRGTVEASIYVSYQHHRSGIAKQLLEYAISHCSQWGIDNITAFVFSQNESSIKLFRKFGFVQWGNLPNIAKLDNGKCNLEIWGLAV; encoded by the coding sequence ATGAAGATGATAAGGGAAGCGACCATTAATGATCTACCGGAGATAGTTTCGATATATAACGAAAGTATCCCTGGAAGACTTTCAACTGCCGATTTGGAGCCGCAAACGGTTGATGACAAAAAAGGGTGGTTCTTATCTTTTGCCGCCAATGAGAGACCATTTTGGGTTTATGAGAATGAAGAAGGAAATATAATGGGATGGCTTTGCTTAAAGAGCTTTTATGGACGCTGTGCATATCGAGGCACTGTGGAAGCGAGTATATATGTTTCATATCAACACCACCGCTCAGGAATTGCAAAACAGTTATTGGAGTATGCAATATCTCATTGCTCTCAGTGGGGAATTGATAATATTACAGCTTTTGTATTTTCTCAGAATGAAAGTAGTATAAAGTTATTCCGAAAATTTGGTTTTGTGCAATGGGGAAATTTGCCAAATATCGCCAAGTTAGATAATGGCAAATGCAATCTTGAAATTTGGGGATTGGCTGTATAA
- a CDS encoding choice-of-anchor B family protein, whose amino-acid sequence MKRIYLIFFFLCCQNFSFSQTSWNINLLSRWDNDSLSSLGEQQYNEVIGWYQQGSNKEYAILGSIDSIYFFDITNVSAPKLLIAKPGYSKNCIDRDFAINNQYLYTVADEGKAALQIYDLSFLPDSVSLVYSNDSLTQNCHTLYAYNNKLFLAKNRIGNQIHPLDILDVSNPEKPYLLHSLVAPKDGSGQYMFDMVHDITIANDTLFCFCGNNGLYIYDITKINKPKLLNSLTQYPGQGYCHSGIVYNNYLFFTDENNGKGIKNYNIQNVLSPLYITAISSHPNAIAHNLYIKNTLLWLSSYQDGVTVWSIDNPENPVFSGFYDTYPQNKVNEYKGLKGCWALYCNLPSGIILASDMTNGLFILQPSKNLPIPATISNQNYVFDIYTLDGKIVHKNIYKYNLDDYNLPIGLYILRQGNYTEKCLITK is encoded by the coding sequence TTGAAACGCATTTATTTAATATTTTTTTTTCTCTGCTGCCAAAACTTTTCCTTTTCTCAAACTTCTTGGAATATCAATCTTTTGTCTCGTTGGGACAATGATAGCTTGTCCTCCCTTGGCGAACAACAGTATAACGAAGTAATTGGCTGGTATCAGCAAGGAAGCAACAAAGAATATGCAATATTGGGCAGTATTGATTCTATATATTTTTTCGACATCACTAACGTATCGGCTCCCAAACTCTTAATAGCAAAACCCGGTTATTCCAAAAACTGCATCGATAGAGACTTCGCAATAAATAACCAATATTTATATACCGTTGCCGATGAAGGAAAGGCAGCCCTTCAAATTTATGACCTCTCGTTTCTACCAGATTCCGTTTCACTAGTATATAGCAACGATTCACTTACCCAAAATTGCCATACCTTATATGCTTATAACAATAAATTATTCCTTGCAAAAAATAGGATTGGAAACCAAATTCATCCACTCGATATTTTAGATGTTTCTAATCCGGAGAAACCATATTTGTTACATTCATTGGTTGCACCCAAAGATGGTTCGGGTCAATATATGTTTGATATGGTACACGATATTACAATAGCTAATGATACACTTTTTTGTTTTTGCGGAAATAACGGTTTGTATATATATGATATCACCAAAATTAATAAACCCAAGTTATTAAATTCACTTACGCAATATCCCGGTCAAGGCTATTGTCATTCAGGAATAGTTTACAACAATTATCTTTTCTTTACCGACGAAAACAATGGCAAGGGTATCAAGAACTATAATATTCAGAATGTACTCAGCCCGCTTTATATCACTGCTATAAGTAGCCACCCAAATGCCATCGCACATAATTTATATATAAAAAACACATTGCTGTGGTTAAGCTCCTATCAGGACGGTGTAACTGTATGGAGCATTGATAACCCTGAAAACCCTGTTTTTTCAGGGTTTTATGACACCTACCCACAAAACAAAGTGAACGAATACAAAGGTTTAAAGGGGTGTTGGGCTCTTTATTGTAACTTGCCCTCAGGAATCATTTTAGCTTCTGATATGACAAATGGATTGTTTATTTTACAACCATCTAAAAACTTGCCAATTCCAGCAACTATTTCAAATCAAAATTATGTATTTGATATATATACCTTGGATGGTAAAATAGTACACAAGAATATATATAAGTATAACTTGGACGACTATAATTTGCCCATCGGTTTATATATACTTAGGCAAGGAAATTATACCGAGAAATGCCTCATTACAAAATAA
- a CDS encoding 3-hydroxyanthranilate 3,4-dioxygenase, with the protein MAIQRPFPLKKWIDEHRHMLKPPVGNVQVWQDAEFIVMVVGGPNSRKDYHYNEGEEFFYQVEGNVVVKIIEDGVPVDIPIDEGDIFLLPPRTPHSPQRGEGTVGIVIERKRETAELDGFLWYCENCGQKLYEEYEYVTDIVAQLPVIFEKFYSNEINCTCQNCGTKMERPVKR; encoded by the coding sequence ATGGCTATACAAAGACCCTTTCCCCTGAAAAAATGGATTGATGAACACCGTCATATGTTAAAACCTCCAGTAGGTAATGTGCAAGTTTGGCAAGATGCTGAGTTTATAGTAATGGTAGTGGGCGGCCCCAATAGCCGTAAAGATTATCATTATAATGAGGGCGAAGAATTTTTCTACCAAGTGGAGGGGAATGTGGTAGTAAAAATAATTGAAGACGGCGTACCAGTGGATATACCAATAGATGAAGGTGATATTTTCTTATTGCCACCTCGCACTCCGCATTCTCCGCAGCGTGGCGAAGGCACAGTAGGCATAGTGATAGAAAGAAAAAGAGAAACTGCCGAACTTGATGGTTTTTTGTGGTACTGCGAAAACTGTGGCCAAAAACTATATGAAGAGTATGAATATGTAACAGATATTGTTGCACAATTGCCAGTCATTTTCGAAAAATTCTATAGCAATGAAATTAACTGTACCTGCCAAAACTGCGGTACTAAAATGGAGCGTCCAGTAAAAAGATAA
- the apaG gene encoding Co2+/Mg2+ efflux protein ApaG, with amino-acid sequence MPTAITHDIKITVSKAFQGVSMQTWPDIFQFAYQITIENFSDYQVQLLQRHWYIIDGQGQKREVEGEGVVGKQPSLMPGESHQYISGCHLTVDIGKMHGTYTFERKSDGKLFEVEIPEFELIAPYRFN; translated from the coding sequence ATGCCTACAGCAATTACCCACGACATTAAAATTACTGTGTCTAAAGCATTCCAAGGAGTTTCGATGCAAACATGGCCTGACATTTTTCAGTTTGCTTATCAAATCACCATCGAAAATTTTAGCGATTATCAAGTGCAACTGCTCCAAAGGCATTGGTATATTATTGATGGGCAAGGGCAAAAGCGTGAAGTAGAAGGCGAAGGCGTAGTAGGTAAGCAACCCTCACTAATGCCTGGCGAAAGCCATCAATATATATCTGGTTGCCACCTTACTGTCGACATAGGCAAAATGCATGGCACTTATACTTTCGAACGCAAATCGGATGGCAAATTATTCGAGGTGGAAATCCCTGAATTCGAGCTGATAGCTCCCTATCGTTTCAACTAG
- a CDS encoding type II 3-dehydroquinate dehydratase, with amino-acid sequence MTNKRIQIINGPNLNLLGKREPEIYGSISFEQYLEKLRPRFPEIDILYFQSNVEGEIINCLQKVNDYDSAIVNLAGYSHTSIAIADTIKAINKLVVEVHISNVHAREEFRQKLITASVCKGVIAGLGLDGYELAVRFCIQNNFAG; translated from the coding sequence ATGACTAATAAAAGAATTCAGATAATTAATGGCCCTAACCTAAATTTATTAGGGAAACGGGAGCCTGAAATTTATGGCTCAATATCTTTTGAACAGTATTTAGAAAAGTTGAGACCCCGGTTTCCTGAAATAGATATATTATATTTTCAATCGAATGTGGAAGGGGAAATTATAAACTGCTTACAGAAAGTAAATGACTATGATTCGGCTATCGTAAATTTAGCGGGCTATTCCCATACATCTATAGCCATTGCCGATACAATTAAAGCAATTAATAAATTGGTAGTAGAAGTGCATATATCTAATGTACATGCTCGTGAAGAATTTAGACAAAAACTAATTACAGCTTCTGTCTGCAAAGGAGTGATTGCGGGTTTGGGGCTTGATGGTTATGAGCTTGCAGTGCGGTTTTGCATTCAAAATAATTTTGCAGGATAA
- a CDS encoding phosphosulfolactate synthase, translating into MNFKLKNLPKRVAKPRENGITMVMDKGMGLRETEDFLEMASNYVDIVKLGFGTSMVLQKLQEKLDLYKAAGIPVYFGGTLFEAFIVRKQFDDYIKLLEKYKLEYAEISDGSIEFSHDKKCEFIYKLAKHVIVISEVGSKDAEKIIPPYKWIELMKKELDAGVWKVIAEARESGNVGIFRGTGEVRSGLVDEILTQIPSEKIIWETPQKDQQVYFVKLIGANVNLGNIAPNELIPLETLRIGLRGDTFHTFIKQHTIK; encoded by the coding sequence ATGAATTTTAAATTAAAGAATTTACCCAAACGTGTTGCAAAGCCAAGGGAAAACGGCATCACGATGGTGATGGATAAAGGAATGGGGCTAAGAGAAACTGAAGACTTTTTGGAAATGGCCAGTAATTATGTGGATATTGTGAAACTAGGTTTTGGGACTTCGATGGTTTTGCAGAAGCTACAAGAAAAGCTCGACCTATATAAAGCCGCTGGCATACCTGTATATTTTGGAGGTACCTTGTTTGAAGCATTCATTGTTAGAAAGCAATTTGACGACTATATAAAACTATTGGAAAAATACAAACTTGAATATGCTGAAATATCAGATGGGTCTATAGAATTTTCGCACGATAAAAAATGTGAGTTTATATATAAATTGGCTAAACATGTTATTGTGATTTCGGAAGTGGGCTCGAAAGATGCTGAAAAAATAATCCCACCCTATAAATGGATTGAACTCATGAAAAAAGAACTTGACGCAGGGGTTTGGAAAGTTATTGCAGAAGCTAGAGAAAGTGGGAATGTAGGTATTTTTAGGGGTACAGGCGAGGTTCGCTCAGGGTTGGTGGATGAGATTTTAACACAAATCCCATCCGAAAAAATTATTTGGGAAACTCCGCAAAAAGACCAACAAGTATATTTTGTGAAACTAATTGGTGCCAATGTCAATTTGGGAAATATAGCCCCTAACGAACTCATTCCTTTGGAGACATTAAGGATAGGGCTGCGGGGGGATACTTTTCACACATTTATTAAACAACATACTATCAAATAA